In a genomic window of Dyadobacter fermentans DSM 18053:
- a CDS encoding sodium:solute symporter family protein, with product MLAVSILAYLLANLGIGLWASKRIHSTQDFVLAGRRLPLVLAASATFATWFGSETIMGAPTEFVENGVLGIIEDPFGASLCLLLVGLFFARRFYKMNIITFCDFFRLRYGRNAELLSAMLIIPSYFSWIAAQLLAMGIVLKVVLGWSLLTCILASSFVVILYTIWGGMWSISITDFVQTLMIIVGLLVVAAVLYQKVGGFQPLIDKAPPGFFRFFPENTLKGHLEYFAAWITIGLGSIPQQDVFQRVMSAKSARVSVQSTLLSSLMYLTIALLPLFIGLCGHHLYPNEEQDGQMIIPNMILKHMSLPLQILFFGALVSAILSTTSSAIMAPAVVLGENIFKFFNPKLDDRQLLKIIRTGIIGITAICIFMAATRESIFELVAESSAFSLVSLFVPLAAGLYWKSSNALGCYLSMIAGLVVWLVCVYIETEYPALIYGLLASFLGMVAGWFWDKISPSPTAS from the coding sequence ATGCTGGCCGTTTCCATCCTGGCATATCTGCTCGCCAATCTCGGAATCGGACTCTGGGCCTCCAAAAGAATCCATTCCACGCAAGACTTCGTTCTCGCAGGGCGCAGGTTGCCGCTGGTCCTGGCCGCTTCGGCCACATTTGCAACCTGGTTTGGGTCGGAAACCATCATGGGTGCCCCCACCGAATTTGTCGAGAATGGCGTGCTGGGCATTATCGAAGATCCATTCGGCGCATCGCTGTGCCTCCTGTTGGTAGGACTTTTCTTCGCCCGCAGGTTTTACAAAATGAATATCATCACATTCTGTGATTTTTTCAGGCTGCGCTACGGCCGCAATGCCGAGCTCCTCTCCGCCATGCTCATCATTCCGTCCTATTTCAGCTGGATCGCCGCGCAGTTGCTTGCGATGGGTATTGTGCTGAAAGTCGTGCTGGGCTGGTCGCTGCTGACCTGCATTCTGGCCAGCTCTTTTGTTGTAATACTTTACACCATCTGGGGCGGCATGTGGTCCATATCGATCACCGATTTTGTGCAAACGCTCATGATCATCGTAGGTTTGCTGGTGGTGGCGGCGGTATTGTATCAGAAAGTCGGTGGTTTTCAGCCGCTGATCGATAAGGCGCCGCCAGGGTTCTTCCGCTTTTTTCCGGAAAATACATTGAAAGGCCATCTCGAATACTTCGCCGCCTGGATCACGATCGGGCTCGGCTCGATCCCGCAGCAGGATGTTTTCCAGCGGGTGATGTCGGCCAAATCGGCCCGCGTGTCGGTACAGTCTACGCTGTTATCCTCGCTCATGTACCTCACCATTGCCCTCCTGCCGCTGTTTATCGGGCTTTGCGGGCATCATTTGTATCCGAACGAGGAGCAGGACGGGCAGATGATCATCCCCAACATGATTTTGAAACACATGAGCCTGCCGCTTCAGATATTGTTTTTCGGGGCACTCGTTTCGGCCATTCTAAGCACAACCAGCAGCGCGATCATGGCGCCGGCAGTGGTGCTGGGAGAGAATATTTTCAAATTTTTCAACCCAAAACTCGACGACCGCCAGCTGCTTAAAATCATTCGTACAGGGATCATCGGTATCACGGCCATATGCATTTTTATGGCTGCCACGCGCGAGAGCATTTTCGAACTGGTGGCCGAATCGTCGGCATTCAGCCTCGTGTCATTATTCGTTCCGCTGGCCGCGGGGCTTTACTGGAAATCCAGCAATGCGCTCGGCTGCTACCTTTCGATGATCGCCGGCCTGGTTGTCTGGCTGGTTTGTGTTTATATAGAAACCGAGTATCCCGCACTTATTTATGGTCTTCTCGCGAGCTTTCTGGGAATGGTAGCCGGCTGGTTTTGGGACAAAATTAGCCCGTCACCAACCGCCTCCTGA
- a CDS encoding monovalent cation:proton antiporter-2 (CPA2) family protein: protein MQESFFFQAMIYLAAAVVMVPIAKRLGLGSVLGYLVAGVIIGPAGLKFIGTEGQDIMHFAEFGVVMMLFVIGLELEPSRLWRMRKSIAGLGGLQVGITTVLAAGVAMLLGIGWKEALALGMIVAMSSTAIVMQTLDEKGWLKTVAGQSSFAVLLFQDLAIIPMLALFPLLADHAGVADGHGGGGSLVSALSAWQQAIVVLLSVSGIVLTGKYLLRPVFHMMARTGLREMFTATALLLVVGIAVLMTSVGLSPALGAFVAGVVLANSEYRHELESSIDPFKGLLLGLFFISVGSSIDFSLVMSKPLLIIGLVAGLMLLKTAILFVLGKIFEVRNAQNFIFSIGLSQIGEFAFVLLSFSVQQGVLGKEISDTMTAVVAISMAMTPLAMMVNEKFILTRFCLVSAGLQTAQRPSDVEEQDNPVIIAGYGHFGNIVGRFLRANGVEATVLDNDSDNVDFLRKIGLKVYYGDATRYELLDIAGASRAQMIIIAISDEEKRLELIETVKKHFPNLHMLVRSTNRNDAYDLMNAGMMHIYRETFDTSLRLGVDALKLLGHRAHEATRMAKTFFVHDERTLKHLSSIRNDEEYIHAARQHMEELEMIMQADREAVHLNALAGWDRKAEAETA from the coding sequence ATGCAGGAATCCTTCTTTTTTCAGGCAATGATATACCTCGCTGCGGCGGTGGTGATGGTCCCAATTGCCAAACGGCTCGGATTGGGATCGGTACTGGGTTACCTGGTGGCCGGGGTGATCATTGGGCCGGCAGGCTTGAAATTCATCGGAACGGAGGGGCAGGACATTATGCACTTTGCCGAATTCGGGGTGGTGATGATGCTTTTTGTGATCGGTCTCGAACTGGAACCGTCGCGCTTGTGGCGGATGCGCAAGAGCATTGCGGGGCTTGGCGGCTTGCAGGTGGGCATTACCACCGTCCTCGCGGCGGGCGTGGCCATGCTGCTGGGTATCGGCTGGAAAGAAGCATTGGCATTGGGTATGATCGTGGCCATGTCGTCCACGGCGATCGTGATGCAGACGCTGGATGAAAAAGGCTGGCTGAAAACCGTGGCCGGGCAAAGTTCGTTTGCGGTGCTGCTGTTCCAGGACCTGGCGATTATCCCGATGCTCGCATTATTTCCGCTGCTGGCGGATCACGCCGGAGTGGCCGACGGGCACGGTGGCGGCGGGTCGCTGGTAAGCGCATTGTCCGCGTGGCAGCAGGCGATCGTTGTGTTGCTGTCGGTTTCAGGCATTGTATTGACCGGAAAATACCTTTTACGGCCGGTTTTCCACATGATGGCCCGCACCGGGTTGCGTGAAATGTTTACTGCAACCGCATTGCTGCTGGTGGTTGGCATTGCGGTGCTCATGACCTCGGTAGGGCTGAGTCCGGCGCTGGGCGCGTTCGTGGCCGGCGTAGTACTCGCCAACAGCGAATACCGCCACGAGCTGGAAAGCTCGATTGACCCGTTTAAAGGGCTCTTGCTGGGCCTGTTCTTCATTTCGGTAGGCTCTTCCATTGATTTTTCACTGGTTATGTCAAAGCCGTTGCTCATCATTGGGCTAGTGGCAGGCCTTATGCTGCTGAAAACGGCCATTCTCTTTGTTTTGGGTAAAATATTTGAAGTGCGGAATGCGCAGAACTTCATATTCAGTATCGGACTAAGCCAGATCGGCGAGTTTGCATTCGTGCTCCTCAGCTTTTCGGTGCAGCAGGGCGTGTTGGGAAAGGAAATTTCGGATACGATGACCGCCGTGGTGGCGATCAGCATGGCGATGACGCCGCTGGCTATGATGGTCAATGAGAAATTTATCCTGACGCGCTTCTGCCTCGTCAGCGCCGGACTGCAAACTGCGCAGCGGCCTAGTGATGTGGAAGAGCAGGATAATCCGGTGATCATCGCCGGGTACGGGCATTTCGGCAACATCGTGGGGCGGTTTCTCCGGGCCAACGGCGTGGAAGCGACGGTATTGGACAATGACAGCGACAATGTCGATTTCCTGAGGAAAATAGGCCTTAAAGTGTATTACGGCGACGCCACCCGCTACGAACTGCTCGATATAGCAGGCGCCAGCCGCGCACAAATGATCATCATCGCGATCAGCGACGAGGAAAAGCGGCTTGAACTCATTGAAACAGTTAAAAAGCATTTCCCCAACCTGCACATGCTCGTACGCTCCACAAACCGCAACGACGCATACGACCTGATGAATGCGGGCATGATGCACATTTACCGCGAAACGTTCGATACAAGCCTCAGGTTAGGGGTGGATGCATTGAAGCTGCTCGGGCACCGCGCACATGAAGCGACCCGCATGGCTAAGACGTTTTTCGTGCACGACGAGCGGACGCTGAAACATTTGTCGAGCATCCGCAACGATGAAGAGTACATTCACGCCGCCCGGCAGCATATGGAAGAGCTGGAAATGATCATGCAGGCCGACAGGGAGGCCGTCCATTTGAACGCCCTCGCAGGCTGGGACCGCAAGGCGGAAGCCGAAACGGCCTGA
- a CDS encoding NAD(P)H-dependent oxidoreductase, with translation MTKVLIQFAHPRLSKSNVQKTLEQYARKVKGVTFNDLYEHYPDLFIDVKREQQLLAKHDIVVFQHPFYWYSSPPVLKQWQDLVLEYNWAYGPKGYALQGKKVFNAVSCGGGRDAYSETGYNRFPLGQYLLPFDQTAHLCRMEYLPPFVVHETYTIEDYALKTFGEQYAELLDALVNDRISAGALSGVEYLNELFPH, from the coding sequence ATGACCAAAGTCCTTATTCAGTTTGCTCATCCGAGACTCAGTAAATCCAATGTGCAGAAAACGTTGGAACAATATGCCCGTAAGGTGAAGGGCGTGACATTCAACGACCTCTACGAGCATTATCCCGATCTGTTCATTGATGTAAAAAGAGAGCAGCAGCTGCTGGCGAAGCACGATATCGTCGTATTTCAGCATCCGTTCTATTGGTACAGCAGCCCGCCGGTCCTGAAACAATGGCAGGACCTCGTGTTGGAATACAACTGGGCTTACGGTCCGAAGGGATACGCATTGCAGGGCAAAAAGGTGTTCAACGCCGTCTCCTGCGGGGGCGGGCGCGACGCTTATTCCGAAACGGGCTACAACCGGTTCCCGCTGGGGCAATACCTGCTGCCGTTCGATCAGACGGCTCATTTGTGCCGGATGGAATACCTGCCGCCGTTTGTCGTGCATGAAACCTACACCATCGAAGACTATGCGCTCAAAACTTTCGGCGAACAATATGCCGAACTGCTCGATGCGCTGGTGAACGACCGGATCAGTGCCGGGGCGCTTTCGGGAGTAGAATATTTAAATGAACTTTTTCCACACTAA
- a CDS encoding quinone oxidoreductase family protein: protein MTEPGPGQVRIRQEAIGLNFVDTYYRDGKFPVRSFPYTPGVEAAGIIEAVGPWVTEFHVGDRVGYHFIPGAYAESRVVSTQQLVHIPDTMSSEEAAALLVKGFTARMLVKEVHPVKPGDVVLVHAAAGGVGALVTKWAKALGATVIGTTGSEEKKKVVLANGADYVFLAECREFVHSVLEITGGRGVDVVFDGVGKDTFAHSLELIGKGGKIVLYGSSSGQPEHIDHALLRERSIIMATPTLSAYISDRDALDAYAADTFEAFHNGIFGKLAITRYPLSMAGQAQADLEARKTIGSVILVP, encoded by the coding sequence ATGACCGAGCCTGGCCCCGGACAGGTGCGCATTCGCCAGGAGGCGATCGGGCTGAATTTTGTGGATACCTATTACCGCGACGGCAAGTTTCCCGTCAGATCCTTTCCTTACACGCCGGGCGTGGAGGCGGCAGGCATCATCGAGGCCGTGGGCCCGTGGGTGACTGAATTCCATGTCGGCGATCGTGTGGGATATCACTTCATTCCCGGTGCGTATGCGGAAAGCCGCGTGGTGTCCACGCAGCAGCTGGTCCATATTCCGGATACCATGTCGTCGGAAGAGGCGGCGGCGCTCCTGGTGAAAGGATTTACGGCGCGCATGCTGGTTAAAGAAGTTCATCCGGTAAAGCCCGGCGACGTTGTGCTGGTGCATGCGGCGGCCGGAGGCGTGGGTGCGCTCGTGACCAAATGGGCGAAAGCACTCGGCGCGACGGTAATCGGCACCACCGGCTCGGAAGAGAAGAAGAAAGTGGTGCTCGCCAACGGGGCGGATTACGTTTTCCTGGCCGAATGCCGCGAATTTGTACACTCCGTGCTGGAAATTACCGGCGGCCGGGGCGTGGATGTGGTGTTTGATGGGGTGGGAAAAGACACTTTCGCACATTCGCTGGAACTGATCGGCAAAGGCGGGAAGATCGTGCTTTATGGTTCATCCTCCGGTCAGCCCGAGCATATCGATCATGCGCTGCTGCGCGAAAGATCCATTATTATGGCAACGCCCACGCTCAGCGCTTACATCTCGGATCGCGATGCGCTCGACGCGTACGCAGCCGATACTTTCGAGGCATTTCACAACGGAATTTTTGGGAAACTTGCCATTACGCGCTATCCGCTATCGATGGCCGGCCAGGCGCAGGCCGACCTCGAAGCCCGAAAAACAATTGGTTCCGTAATTTTGGTGCCGTAA
- a CDS encoding TetR/AcrR family transcriptional regulator — MARSKAFEPEERLEKAKCLFWQKGYNATSMQDLVETMGLNRGSIYDTYGDKHSLFLQCLRSYTETTFDDYLNVAGESKSPIKAVEKIIKKAAVRTIGEERTCMGVRSTFELASADEEVHAVLKDNTTKLTALLKDLLKKAQKADEISSKRDPGMLAHFIVSSFAGFWQFYLVYGDAELVHQQAEFLIKSIKK; from the coding sequence ATGGCACGCAGCAAAGCATTCGAACCCGAAGAAAGGCTGGAAAAGGCAAAATGCCTTTTCTGGCAAAAAGGCTATAACGCTACTTCCATGCAGGACCTCGTGGAGACGATGGGGCTGAACCGAGGCAGCATTTACGACACCTATGGCGACAAGCACAGCCTGTTCCTCCAATGCCTGCGAAGCTACACGGAAACCACGTTCGACGACTACCTGAACGTGGCCGGGGAGTCGAAGTCGCCGATTAAGGCGGTGGAAAAGATCATCAAAAAGGCGGCGGTACGGACGATCGGGGAGGAAAGGACGTGTATGGGGGTGAGGTCGACGTTCGAACTGGCTTCGGCAGATGAGGAAGTGCATGCGGTGCTGAAAGACAACACCACCAAACTGACCGCCCTGCTGAAAGATCTGCTCAAAAAAGCGCAAAAGGCGGATGAAATCAGCAGCAAGCGCGACCCGGGCATGCTGGCCCATTTCATTGTATCCAGCTTTGCGGGTTTCTGGCAGTTTTACCTCGTGTATGGCGATGCGGAGCTGGTGCACCAGCAAGCCGAGTTTTTAATAAAATCGATCAAAAAATAA
- a CDS encoding SDR family NAD(P)-dependent oxidoreductase, with protein sequence MDLKLNGKTAFISGSTQGIGFAIAQSLLKEGARVIINGRTESKVAEAVQKLNESTPGGGPPSGMPPSGMPPGGNARGFAADFSKVDEVNALLQQLPDIDILINNAGIFEPKPFTEISDEEWFRFFEVNVLSGVRLARYFFPKMIAKDWGRIIFISSESAVNIPEEMIHYGTTKTAQLAVSRGLAELTKGTNVTVNTVMPGPTKSEGVADFVRQLGEANNMSAEEAEKDFFKNARPTSLLQRFASVEEIANLVTYVASPLSSGTNGSALKVDGGVAKFII encoded by the coding sequence ATGGATTTGAAACTCAATGGGAAAACTGCATTCATCAGCGGTTCGACACAGGGTATCGGCTTTGCCATCGCGCAGAGTCTCTTGAAAGAAGGTGCCCGTGTGATCATCAACGGCCGCACCGAAAGTAAGGTAGCGGAAGCGGTCCAAAAACTGAATGAATCGACGCCGGGCGGGGGGCCGCCCAGCGGGATGCCGCCCAGCGGGATGCCGCCCGGCGGGAATGCGAGAGGTTTTGCTGCCGATTTTTCGAAGGTCGATGAAGTAAATGCATTGCTGCAACAGCTGCCGGACATTGATATCCTAATCAATAATGCCGGTATTTTCGAACCGAAGCCGTTTACCGAGATCTCGGACGAGGAATGGTTCCGGTTTTTTGAAGTGAATGTGCTTAGCGGCGTACGTCTGGCGAGGTATTTCTTTCCAAAGATGATCGCGAAAGATTGGGGCCGGATCATCTTCATTTCCAGCGAATCGGCGGTGAATATCCCGGAAGAAATGATCCACTATGGCACCACCAAAACCGCTCAACTCGCCGTGAGCCGCGGGCTGGCCGAACTTACAAAAGGCACCAACGTAACAGTGAACACAGTTATGCCCGGCCCAACCAAATCGGAAGGTGTGGCCGACTTTGTGAGGCAGCTGGGTGAGGCCAACAATATGTCCGCAGAGGAAGCCGAGAAGGATTTCTTCAAAAATGCACGGCCCACCTCGCTGCTGCAACGTTTCGCGTCAGTGGAAGAGATCGCTAACCTCGTTACTTACGTGGCGAGCCCGCTTTCGTCAGGTACTAATGGCTCGGCGCTGAAAGTGGACGGCGGCGTGGCGAAGTTCATCATCTGA
- a CDS encoding PIG-L family deacetylase, whose product MRNIYLLLLLLISAAAYAQGPRVLIVTAHPDDETMFPVTVFKITRELKGSADLALITDASGGYNGLVASSYYGLNLVDSATGRKHLPLIRKKELMASGEVMGIGNFFFLDQLDDYYNRDEKPYLQGKNWDIAYVEKKLDYILANGQYDFIFCLVPHEGQHAHHKTASISAIRAAQRYKGSKKPVVLGGQSQSKSYNFRFAGLAGYPETDVLKTAPVFEFDRSYGFGEDKKHSYMIVADWVKAAHKSQSGDMNQAMHRGDLEVFWYFAVNGEAGLATTKALFEAVNSSGYSKK is encoded by the coding sequence ATGAGAAACATTTATCTTTTGTTACTATTGCTGATTTCCGCGGCCGCTTACGCGCAAGGCCCGCGCGTCCTGATCGTTACGGCGCATCCCGACGACGAGACGATGTTTCCCGTGACGGTGTTCAAAATCACCCGGGAGCTGAAAGGCTCCGCCGATCTCGCTTTGATTACCGACGCTTCGGGCGGCTACAATGGGCTGGTAGCTTCCAGTTACTATGGCCTCAACCTCGTAGACTCCGCTACGGGAAGAAAGCATTTGCCACTGATCCGGAAAAAAGAGCTGATGGCCTCCGGCGAAGTAATGGGCATCGGCAATTTCTTCTTTTTAGACCAGCTCGATGACTACTACAACCGGGACGAAAAGCCCTATTTGCAAGGTAAAAATTGGGACATTGCCTATGTCGAGAAGAAACTGGACTACATTCTAGCCAACGGCCAGTACGATTTCATATTCTGCCTCGTTCCGCACGAAGGCCAGCACGCGCATCACAAAACGGCGTCCATCAGCGCCATCAGGGCTGCACAGCGCTATAAAGGATCAAAAAAGCCTGTGGTGCTGGGCGGGCAATCGCAGAGCAAAAGCTATAACTTCCGGTTTGCAGGCCTTGCGGGCTATCCCGAAACAGATGTGCTCAAAACGGCTCCGGTATTCGAATTCGACCGTTCTTATGGTTTTGGGGAAGATAAAAAGCACAGCTACATGATCGTCGCCGACTGGGTGAAAGCCGCGCATAAATCCCAGAGCGGCGATATGAACCAGGCCATGCACCGCGGCGATCTCGAAGTGTTCTGGTATTTCGCGGTAAACGGCGAGGCCGGTTTGGCTACAACGAAAGCATTGTTCGAGGCGGTGAATTCCTCGGGTTACTCCAAAAAGTAG
- a CDS encoding class I SAM-dependent methyltransferase → MIDNRLEYQRMYETERKLWWYKILHGKVLSQIRRHFRAMDPELSILDAACGTGGLLWFLVENGYSNVRGFDYSQHAIDFSKERGLNVVFGDLRDVAAFEPGQTFDIITCNDALYFLSDEEIVRALAAFKDRLNRNGLIIINIHAFEAFSGTHDLAVGSSRRFRLAQFEAYSKAAGLKIGYNTYWPFALSLPILLVRQWQNYRIRNKKINVEELDSDVEYPGDAINTVLKAVTQAESAILGKAPFGSSLFMTLRQA, encoded by the coding sequence ATGATCGACAACCGGCTCGAATACCAGCGCATGTACGAAACCGAGCGGAAGTTGTGGTGGTACAAAATCCTCCACGGCAAGGTTTTGAGCCAGATCCGCAGACATTTCCGGGCCATGGACCCGGAGCTGAGCATACTCGATGCTGCTTGCGGCACCGGTGGGCTGTTGTGGTTTTTGGTTGAAAATGGTTATTCCAATGTGCGGGGCTTCGATTATTCGCAGCATGCCATCGACTTCTCCAAAGAACGCGGCCTGAATGTGGTCTTCGGCGATCTTCGTGATGTAGCTGCATTCGAACCCGGGCAAACTTTCGACATCATTACCTGCAACGACGCGCTGTATTTTCTGAGCGACGAGGAGATCGTCCGCGCATTAGCCGCATTCAAAGATCGGTTGAATCGGAATGGATTGATTATCATTAATATACACGCATTTGAAGCCTTCTCCGGCACCCACGACCTTGCCGTTGGAAGCTCTCGCAGGTTCAGGTTAGCGCAGTTTGAGGCCTATTCCAAAGCGGCGGGGTTGAAGATCGGGTACAATACTTACTGGCCATTTGCGCTTTCGCTGCCCATTCTGCTCGTGCGGCAATGGCAAAACTACCGTATCCGCAATAAAAAGATCAATGTGGAGGAGCTCGATTCGGACGTTGAATATCCGGGCGACGCCATCAATACCGTATTAAAGGCCGTTACCCAGGCCGAATCCGCCATCCTGGGCAAAGCACCATTCGGCAGCTCGCTTTTCATGACCCTGCGACAAGCCTGA
- a CDS encoding glycosyltransferase family 2 protein produces MKLSVIIPVYNSEKTIRPLIEKLQATLSQISFEIVMVNDGSRDRSEQVCRELSATYENVRFISLRRNYGEFNAVMCGLNWAYGNYCVMIDDDFQNPPEEILKLVETAEAGDYDVVYTYYAKKQHSIGRNAGSRFVNWLTSYLLNKPKDLYLSSFKLIRQEVVQEIIKYHGPYPYIDGLIFRITRNIGTVQVAHQKREEGASNYTLHKLISLFLNILFCYSSLPIRLFVPIGVGLFSLGFFLLIFLTIQWIIGPDPKGWQVVTATILFIGGIQCMLLSVLGEYIGKSFMAQSGQPQYVIKYNSSENV; encoded by the coding sequence ATGAAGTTATCGGTCATCATCCCGGTTTACAACAGCGAAAAAACCATCCGGCCGCTGATCGAAAAGCTACAAGCGACTCTTTCACAAATATCATTTGAAATCGTGATGGTCAACGACGGCAGTCGTGACCGCTCCGAGCAGGTTTGCCGGGAACTGTCGGCGACATACGAAAATGTCCGGTTTATTTCGCTGCGCAGGAATTACGGGGAGTTCAACGCGGTAATGTGTGGCCTCAACTGGGCCTATGGCAACTACTGCGTCATGATCGACGACGACTTTCAGAACCCGCCCGAAGAGATCTTGAAGCTCGTAGAAACCGCCGAAGCCGGGGATTATGATGTGGTGTACACCTATTATGCCAAAAAACAGCACTCCATCGGTCGGAATGCGGGCAGTCGGTTTGTGAACTGGCTCACGAGCTATCTTCTCAACAAGCCCAAAGACCTGTATTTGTCGAGTTTCAAGCTCATCCGGCAGGAAGTAGTGCAGGAAATTATCAAATACCACGGCCCTTACCCGTACATCGACGGGCTGATATTCAGGATCACGAGAAACATTGGGACAGTGCAGGTGGCACACCAGAAACGCGAGGAGGGGGCATCCAACTACACGTTGCACAAACTCATTTCGCTGTTTTTGAATATCCTGTTCTGCTATTCTTCACTTCCGATCCGCCTTTTCGTGCCCATTGGCGTGGGGTTGTTCAGCCTGGGATTTTTCCTGCTGATCTTCCTTACCATCCAGTGGATCATCGGTCCTGACCCCAAAGGCTGGCAGGTCGTCACGGCCACCATCCTGTTCATCGGCGGCATTCAATGCATGCTGCTGAGCGTGCTGGGCGAATATATCGGCAAGAGTTTCATGGCCCAAAGCGGTCAGCCGCAATATGTGATCAAATACAACAGCTCCGAAAACGTATGA
- a CDS encoding DegT/DnrJ/EryC1/StrS family aminotransferase: MIPFLDLNQVNAPYLQAIEDASLRVIRSGWYILGNELNSFEKAFAEYCETEHCIGVANGLDAITLILLALDLPADAEIIVPANTYIASVLPVSYLHLKPVFVEPDPHTMLIDPARIEQAITPATKAIITVDLYGRSCEIAAIVDLGRKYKLKVITDAAQAHGATHTGRKVGAWADATAFSFYPTKNLGALGDAGAITTGDAALAEKIRYLRNYGSVIRYQNEYQGVNSRLDEMQAAILGVKLPYLDAENTRRREIAARYLRELQCSDLMLPPGDRIDEDAWHLFVVRHPRRAELVAYLEARGVQTNVHYPQPIHKQLAYKEFKDLHLPLTEQIHEQVISLPLNPVITDDEVAYIIQTVNQFDRQ, from the coding sequence ATGATCCCGTTTCTGGATTTAAACCAGGTAAATGCCCCTTATCTGCAAGCGATCGAAGATGCGTCCCTCCGCGTGATCCGCTCGGGATGGTACATTCTGGGCAACGAGTTGAATTCGTTTGAAAAAGCATTTGCCGAATATTGCGAAACGGAGCATTGTATCGGCGTTGCCAATGGCCTGGATGCGATCACGCTCATATTACTGGCGCTGGACCTGCCGGCCGATGCCGAGATTATCGTTCCCGCCAACACCTACATTGCCTCGGTACTGCCCGTCAGCTACCTGCATCTCAAACCCGTTTTTGTAGAACCCGACCCGCACACGATGCTGATCGACCCCGCGCGGATCGAACAGGCGATCACGCCCGCGACGAAGGCCATCATTACCGTGGACCTCTACGGACGAAGCTGCGAAATAGCCGCTATCGTCGACCTGGGCAGAAAGTATAAACTGAAAGTGATCACCGACGCCGCACAGGCCCACGGCGCTACGCACACGGGCAGGAAAGTAGGCGCGTGGGCGGACGCAACGGCATTCAGTTTTTATCCTACCAAAAACCTGGGTGCATTGGGCGACGCCGGGGCCATTACCACTGGTGACGCTGCATTGGCAGAAAAAATCCGATACCTGCGGAATTACGGTTCCGTTATCCGTTACCAGAATGAATATCAGGGTGTGAATAGCCGCCTCGATGAAATGCAGGCTGCCATCCTCGGCGTAAAGCTGCCTTATCTGGATGCCGAAAACACCCGACGGAGGGAGATAGCGGCCCGTTACCTACGCGAATTACAATGCAGCGACTTAATGCTTCCGCCCGGCGACAGGATCGACGAGGACGCGTGGCACCTGTTTGTAGTGCGGCACCCGCGGCGGGCCGAGCTGGTTGCGTACCTGGAAGCGCGCGGCGTGCAGACGAACGTGCATTATCCGCAGCCCATTCATAAACAATTGGCTTACAAAGAATTTAAAGATTTACATTTGCCGCTGACAGAGCAAATTCACGAACAAGTGATCAGCTTGCCGCTCAACCCGGTTATTACCGACGACGAGGTGGCTTACATCATACAAACCGTCAATCAATTCGATCGCCAATGA
- a CDS encoding sugar 3,4-ketoisomerase produces the protein MPLLVELDTFNTGSGNLTVFEKIIPGTIKRVFYIYGAGETQRGGHRHHKTWNALVCIHGSCRIYSNDGEKEEIFTLDNPVSCLILEPKDWHIMDSFSDDAILLVLSNEYYDKADYIDEPYPLNQLIQTVFQ, from the coding sequence ATGCCGCTATTAGTTGAGCTGGATACATTTAATACCGGATCGGGTAACCTCACAGTCTTTGAAAAAATAATCCCGGGGACGATCAAACGCGTTTTTTACATTTACGGCGCGGGAGAGACGCAACGCGGCGGTCACAGGCACCATAAAACATGGAATGCGCTGGTGTGCATCCACGGAAGTTGTCGTATATACTCCAACGATGGTGAAAAGGAAGAAATCTTCACGCTGGATAACCCTGTATCGTGCTTGATCCTCGAACCGAAGGACTGGCATATCATGGATTCCTTCTCCGATGACGCGATCCTGCTGGTGCTGTCCAATGAATATTATGACAAAGCCGACTATATCGACGAGCCCTATCCGCTGAACCAGCTAATCCAGACCGTCTTTCAATGA